A single region of the Pseudomonas solani genome encodes:
- the ureA gene encoding urease subunit gamma, producing the protein MDLTPREKDKLLIFTAGLVAERRLARGVKLNYPEAMAYISAALLEGARDGRTVAELMHFGTTLLARDQVMEGVPEMIPEIQIEATFPDGTKLVTVHQPIV; encoded by the coding sequence ATGGACCTCACCCCGAGAGAGAAAGACAAGCTGCTGATCTTCACCGCCGGCCTGGTCGCCGAGCGGCGCCTGGCCCGTGGCGTGAAGCTCAACTACCCGGAAGCCATGGCCTACATCTCCGCCGCCCTGCTCGAAGGCGCCCGCGACGGCCGCACCGTGGCCGAGCTGATGCACTTCGGCACCACGCTGCTGGCCCGTGACCAGGTGATGGAAGGCGTGCCGGAGATGATCCCGGAGATCCAGATCGAAGCCACCTTTCCCGACGGCACCAAGCTGGTGACCGTGCACCAGCCGATTGTGTGA
- a CDS encoding urease accessory protein UreD, protein MNLPAALFTPSWHAELELGYARRDERTIPVLRRHLGPLRVQKHLHAEGPEVCQHIIVHPPGGIAGGDRLDITAQVGDGAWAQLTSPGAAKWYRARGPAFQTLALRVEAGATLEWLPQETIVFSGAQAELSTRIDLVADARLFYWDVVALGRPAAGEHFASGHFQAQLDIRRDGRALWHERQRISGDDGLLDSPIGLAGQPVFATLIATGQLDPELLERCRELPSAVRGDLTQLPGLLVARCLASEALHARAWLIDLWRLLRPALLGRDAVPPRIWST, encoded by the coding sequence ATGAACCTGCCCGCCGCCCTGTTCACGCCGAGCTGGCACGCCGAGCTGGAGCTGGGCTACGCCCGCCGGGACGAACGCACCATTCCGGTGCTTCGCCGCCACCTCGGCCCCCTGAGGGTGCAAAAGCATCTCCATGCCGAGGGCCCCGAGGTGTGCCAGCACATCATCGTGCACCCGCCCGGCGGCATCGCCGGGGGTGATCGCCTGGACATCACCGCCCAGGTAGGCGACGGCGCCTGGGCCCAGCTCACCAGCCCCGGCGCGGCCAAGTGGTACCGCGCCCGGGGCCCGGCCTTCCAGACGCTGGCGCTGCGGGTCGAGGCCGGCGCCACCCTGGAGTGGCTGCCCCAGGAAACCATCGTCTTCTCCGGCGCCCAGGCCGAGTTGAGCACCCGCATCGACCTGGTCGCCGACGCCCGGCTGTTCTACTGGGACGTGGTCGCCCTCGGCCGCCCCGCCGCCGGCGAGCACTTCGCCAGCGGCCACTTCCAGGCACAGCTGGACATCCGCCGCGACGGTCGCGCGCTGTGGCACGAGCGCCAGCGCATCAGCGGCGACGACGGCCTGCTCGACTCGCCCATCGGCCTCGCCGGGCAACCTGTGTTCGCCACCCTGATCGCCACCGGCCAGCTCGACCCGGAGCTGCTGGAACGCTGCCGCGAACTGCCCTCGGCGGTGCGCGGCGACCTGACCCAACTGCCCGGCCTGCTGGTGGCCCGCTGCCTGGCCAGCGAAGCCCTGCACGCGCGCGCCTGGCTGATCGACCTCTGGCGCCTGTTGCGCCCTGCCCTGCTCGGCCGCGACGCCGTGCCGCCACGAATCTGGAGTACCTGA